Genomic DNA from Abyssisolibacter fermentans:
CCCATTTTTTCCCCTCCTTTTCCTACTCTCTTTCTTTAAGCACAACGCCAACATGACTAGTTCTCTTTCTAATTTGAAAAGCTCTACCTTGTGCTCTTGGTCTAAATCTTTTTAGGGTTGGTCCTTGATTCGCATATGCCTCAGCAACATATAAATTGTCTCTATCTAAATCAAAGTTGTTTTCTGCATTTGCTAGTGCTGATTTAACTACTTTACCTAAAACAGCAGCTCCTTTATTTGGCATGTATTTAAGTATAGCAACAGCTTCCATAACACTCTTACCTCTTACTAAATCAGCAGCTAATTGCACTTTTCTAGGTGAAATACGGACATGTTTTGCAATAGCTTTAGCTTCCACTCATATCCCTCCTTATTGACTATTATATCGCTAAATAATTTATTTTACAGAACTTGATTTTTCATTTTTTCCTACATGGCCTCGATATGTTCTAGTTGGTGCAAATTCTCCCAACTTATGTCCTACCATGTCTTCAGTTATATATACAGGCACGTGCTTTCTTCCGTCATGAACAGCTAATGTATGACCTATCATTTGTGGAAAAATAGTTGATCTACGTGACCATGTTTTTATTACCTTTTTTTCGTTTACTTCATTTAATTGTTCTACTTTCTTTAACAAATGATCATCACAAAATGGACCTTTTTTTACTGATCTACTCATTTAAGGCTCCTCCTTTCGAACCGGATTTGCTATTAATTAAATTACGAAAGCCTATTTTTTCTTTCTACTCTTAATTATAAATTTATCTGATTTCTTATTTTTCTTACGAGTTTTGTATCCTAATGCCGGTTTACCCCAAGGAGTAACAGGACTTGGTCTACCTACAGGAGCTCTACCTTCTCCACCACCATGTGGATGGTCATTAGGGTTCATTACACTACCTCTAACCGTTGGTCTAATTCCCATATGTCTCTTTCTTCCAGCTTTACCTATTGTGATATTCTCATGATCAGTATTTCCAACTTGACCAATAGTAGCTCTACACTCAATTCTAATCATTCTAACTTCTCCTGATGGAAGTCTTACTTGAGCATAGTCACCTTCTTTAGCCATAAGTTGAGCTTGATTTCCTGCTGATCTAACAAGTTGACCACCTTTACCAACCTTCATTTCAATGTTGTGAATAGTAGTACCTACTGGTATGTTTTTAAGTGGTAATGCATTACCTACTTTTATATCAGCATTTACTCCTGACATAATTACAGTTCCAACCTCTAATTTGTTTGGAGCTATAATATATCTTTTTTCACCATCAGCATAGTTTATAAGTGCTATGTTTGCTGATCTATTAGGATCATATTCTATCGCAACCACTGTGCCAGGTATATCGTCTTTGTTTCTCTTGAAATCAATGATTCTATATTTTCTTTTTGCTCCTCCGCCTTTATGACGAACTGTTATTTTACCACGTACATTTCTCCCAGCGTTTTTCTTTAACTTTGTAAGTAACGACTTTTCTGGCTCTTTTTTTGTTATTTCTTCAAAAGTAGAAACAGTCATATGCCTAACAGCTGGCGAAGTAGGCTTGAACTTTTTGATACCCACAGTCTTTCCCTCCTTCTTTAAACTTATCTATATGATTAACTACATTCCTTCAAAGAATTCGATAGTTTTGCTATCATCTGTTAATTTAATAATAGCTTTTTTCCAACTTGGTCTTCTACCAATATTTCTACCCATTCTTTTAAGCTTACCATTCATATTCATAGTATTTACTTTTTCAACACTTACATCAAAAATTTGTTCTATCGCCTTTTTGATTTCAGACTTATTCGCTCTCTTGTCAACAACAAAGGTGTACTTTCTATCTGCCATTTCATCCATACTTTGCTCTGATACTATTGGCTTTCTTATAATGTCATAAGGGCTTTTCATTATGCATACACCTCCTCAACTTTTCTTGCTGCATCTTTAGTAATAATAAACATGTCATATTTTAAGATATCATAAACATTCAATGTATTAACTAATGCAGTTTCTACACCTGGAATATTGTTTACTGATTTTAAAATATTTTCATCTTTTTCCTGCATTACTATAAGTGCTTTTCTCTTTACGTCAAAATTCTTTAAGATATTAACCATATCTTTAGTTTTAGGCTGCTCCATTTTCAATTCGTCTAATACTACTATTTCATTTTCTTGAACCTTTGAACTTAAAGCAGACTTCATAGCTAATCTTTTTACTTTTTTAGGAATACTATAAGAATAATCCCTTGGTTTAGGAGCAAATACAACTCCTCCTCCTACCCAGTTTGGCTGTCTTATACTACCAGCACGAGCTCTACCAGTACCTTTTTGTCTCCATGGCTTTCTTCCTCCACCACGTACTTCTGCTCTTGTTTTTGCTGATTGAGTTCCTTGTCTCTTATTAGCAAGCTGGTTTTTAACAGCTTCATATAAAACATGTTGGTTCACTTCTATACCAAACACATTATCATTCAATTCTATATCACCTATTTGTTGGCCTGAAATATTATATAAAGCTACTTTTGGCATTCTATATCCTCCTTTCTACGAAGCTTATTTTGAAACCTTCACACTTTCTTTTAGTACTAAAAATCCACCTTTAGGTCCTGGTACGGCACCTTTTATTAATAATAGATTTTTCTCTACATCTACCTTTACTACCTCTAAGTTTTGGACTGTTACTCTTTCATTACCCATATGTCCAGCCATTTTCATGCCTTTAAAAACTCTTGAAGGATGTGCAGATGCACCTAATGATCCAGCAGCTCTATGATATTTAGAACCATGAGTCTCAGGACCTCTTGAGTGATTATATCTCTTGATTGTACCTTGTGTACCCTTACCTTTAGATGTTCCAATAACATCAATTTTATCTCCAGCTGCAAAAATATCAGCTTTCAATATTTGTCCAACCTCGTAGTCATCTATATTATCAACTCTAAATTCTCTCAAATACTTTCTGTATTCTTTGTCAACTTTTTCAAAATGTCCTTTAAGTGGTTTGTTAACTTTTTTCTCTTTTATACTCCCAAATCCAACTTGTATAGCTGTATAACCATCTATCTCGTTAGTTTTCTTTTGATATACAGTAAGTGGTCCTGCTTCAACTACTGTAACCGGAGTAACAACTCCATGTTCGTCAAATATTTGAGTCATTCCTATTTTTTTACCTAAAATTCCTTTCATCTTTACACCTCCTATTATCTTACAGCGGATTGTATAATTATACAATCATACTAAGCAGAGTGTATAGCTCAGCTTATAGCTTGATTTCAATATCTACTCCAGCAGGTAAGTTTAATCTCATTAATGATTCAACAGTTTTTGAAGTAGGACTTAAGATATCTATTAATCTCTTATGTGTTCTTTGTTCAAACTGCTCTCTT
This window encodes:
- the rplW gene encoding 50S ribosomal protein L23, with translation MKSPYDIIRKPIVSEQSMDEMADRKYTFVVDKRANKSEIKKAIEQIFDVSVEKVNTMNMNGKLKRMGRNIGRRPSWKKAIIKLTDDSKTIEFFEGM
- the rplB gene encoding 50S ribosomal protein L2, whose amino-acid sequence is MGIKKFKPTSPAVRHMTVSTFEEITKKEPEKSLLTKLKKNAGRNVRGKITVRHKGGGAKRKYRIIDFKRNKDDIPGTVVAIEYDPNRSANIALINYADGEKRYIIAPNKLEVGTVIMSGVNADIKVGNALPLKNIPVGTTIHNIEMKVGKGGQLVRSAGNQAQLMAKEGDYAQVRLPSGEVRMIRIECRATIGQVGNTDHENITIGKAGRKRHMGIRPTVRGSVMNPNDHPHGGGEGRAPVGRPSPVTPWGKPALGYKTRKKNKKSDKFIIKSRKKK
- the rpsS gene encoding 30S ribosomal protein S19; protein product: MSRSVKKGPFCDDHLLKKVEQLNEVNEKKVIKTWSRRSTIFPQMIGHTLAVHDGRKHVPVYITEDMVGHKLGEFAPTRTYRGHVGKNEKSSSVK
- the rplC gene encoding 50S ribosomal protein L3, with the protein product MKGILGKKIGMTQIFDEHGVVTPVTVVEAGPLTVYQKKTNEIDGYTAIQVGFGSIKEKKVNKPLKGHFEKVDKEYRKYLREFRVDNIDDYEVGQILKADIFAAGDKIDVIGTSKGKGTQGTIKRYNHSRGPETHGSKYHRAAGSLGASAHPSRVFKGMKMAGHMGNERVTVQNLEVVKVDVEKNLLLIKGAVPGPKGGFLVLKESVKVSK
- the rplD gene encoding 50S ribosomal protein L4; this translates as MPKVALYNISGQQIGDIELNDNVFGIEVNQHVLYEAVKNQLANKRQGTQSAKTRAEVRGGGRKPWRQKGTGRARAGSIRQPNWVGGGVVFAPKPRDYSYSIPKKVKRLAMKSALSSKVQENEIVVLDELKMEQPKTKDMVNILKNFDVKRKALIVMQEKDENILKSVNNIPGVETALVNTLNVYDILKYDMFIITKDAARKVEEVYA
- the rplV gene encoding 50S ribosomal protein L22, with the protein product MEAKAIAKHVRISPRKVQLAADLVRGKSVMEAVAILKYMPNKGAAVLGKVVKSALANAENNFDLDRDNLYVAEAYANQGPTLKRFRPRAQGRAFQIRKRTSHVGVVLKERE